Proteins from a genomic interval of Pseudoalteromonas sp. MEBiC 03607:
- the rlmE gene encoding 23S rRNA (uridine(2552)-2'-O)-methyltransferase RlmE, translated as MANKKHSASSKRWLKEHFDDPYVHEAQKKGWRSRAVFKLDEIQNKDKLIKPSMTVVDLGAAPGSWSQYLAEKVGDNGQVIACDILPMDSLAGVDFLQGDFREEAVLDALLTRIDGKNVDVVFSDMAPNMSGNTSVDQAGSMYLVELALDMCHQVLKKNGAFCVKVFQGEGFDQYLQDVRNSFKAVKIRKPDASRARSREVYIVATGYKL; from the coding sequence ATGGCAAATAAAAAACATTCAGCCAGTTCTAAGCGTTGGCTGAAGGAACATTTCGACGATCCTTATGTTCACGAAGCGCAAAAGAAAGGCTGGCGTTCTCGTGCGGTATTCAAATTAGACGAAATTCAAAACAAAGATAAATTAATCAAACCATCAATGACGGTGGTTGATTTAGGTGCGGCTCCAGGTAGTTGGTCACAATACTTAGCAGAAAAAGTAGGTGATAATGGTCAAGTTATTGCGTGTGATATCCTACCAATGGATTCGCTAGCAGGTGTCGACTTTTTGCAAGGCGACTTCCGTGAAGAAGCCGTGCTTGATGCGTTATTAACTCGTATTGACGGAAAAAATGTTGATGTGGTGTTTTCTGACATGGCACCAAATATGAGCGGCAATACATCTGTTGACCAAGCTGGTAGTATGTACCTAGTAGAACTCGCGTTGGATATGTGTCACCAAGTTTTAAAGAAAAACGGCGCATTTTGTGTCAAAGTATTCCAAGGCGAAGGATTTGATCAATACTTGCAGGACGTACGTAATAGCTTTAAAGCGGTAAAAATTAGAAAGCCCGATGCTTCGCGTGCCCGTTCTCGGGAAGTTTATATAGTGGCGACAGGCTACAAACTGTAG
- the ftsH gene encoding ATP-dependent zinc metalloprotease FtsH: protein MSDMAKNLILWLVIAVVLMSVFQSFNGGDQVDRQTSYTQFVSDARSGAIQEVSIESTTGTITGTKTNGERFQTIMPMYDKDILNDLLKSNVNVKGVKPEEQSFLASILISWFPMLLLIGVWIFFMRQMQGGGGKGAMSFGKSKARLMSEDQVKTTFADVAGCDEAKEDVTELVDFLRDPSKFQKLGGSIPKGVLMVGPPGTGKTLLAKAVAGEAKVPFFTISGSDFVEMFVGVGASRVRDMFEQAKKAAPCIIFIDEIDAVGRKRGAGMGGGHDEREQTLNQMLVEMDGFEGNEGIIVIAATNRPDVLDPALLRPGRFDRQVVVGLPDIRGREQILKVHMRKVPLGDNVEAAVIARGTPGFSGADLANLVNEAALYAARGNKRVVSMAEFDAAKDKIMMGAERKTMVMSEQEKEMTAYHEAGHAIVGRMVPEHDPVYKVSIIPRGRALGVTMYLPEQDRVSHSKELLESMISSLYGGRIAEALIYGEDKVTTGASNDIERATDIARKMVTQWGLSEKLGPLLYAEDQNEMYMGGGGSRAMSMSDETAKVIDSEVRLFSDRNYQRAEQILKDNIDILHAMKDALMKYETIDAGQIDDLMARKPVREPRDVHDRRPDDKKSSAPKVESAPEETKSEDSVKKDETNLDDKAE, encoded by the coding sequence TTGAGCGATATGGCGAAAAATCTAATACTCTGGCTGGTCATTGCAGTAGTGCTAATGTCAGTGTTTCAGAGCTTTAATGGTGGTGATCAAGTTGATCGCCAAACAAGTTACACTCAGTTTGTAAGCGATGCTCGTAGCGGCGCTATTCAAGAAGTTTCAATCGAAAGCACAACAGGTACTATTACTGGCACCAAAACAAACGGTGAGCGCTTTCAAACTATCATGCCAATGTATGATAAAGACATTTTGAACGATTTATTAAAAAGCAATGTCAATGTGAAAGGTGTAAAGCCTGAAGAGCAGTCTTTCCTCGCCAGCATTTTAATCTCTTGGTTCCCAATGTTACTGCTTATTGGTGTATGGATTTTCTTCATGCGTCAAATGCAAGGTGGTGGCGGTAAAGGCGCGATGTCTTTCGGTAAGAGCAAAGCGCGCCTGATGAGTGAAGACCAAGTTAAAACTACTTTTGCTGATGTTGCTGGTTGTGACGAAGCAAAAGAAGATGTAACTGAGCTGGTTGACTTCTTACGTGACCCATCTAAATTCCAAAAGCTAGGTGGTAGCATCCCGAAAGGCGTACTAATGGTAGGTCCTCCGGGTACAGGTAAAACGTTACTTGCAAAAGCCGTTGCAGGTGAAGCAAAAGTGCCGTTTTTCACAATCTCAGGTTCTGATTTCGTTGAAATGTTCGTTGGTGTTGGTGCATCACGTGTACGTGACATGTTCGAGCAAGCGAAGAAAGCCGCACCGTGTATCATCTTTATCGACGAAATTGATGCGGTAGGCCGTAAACGTGGTGCCGGCATGGGTGGTGGTCACGATGAGCGTGAGCAAACACTTAACCAAATGCTTGTAGAGATGGACGGTTTTGAAGGTAACGAAGGTATTATCGTTATCGCAGCCACCAACCGCCCTGATGTATTAGACCCAGCGTTATTACGTCCTGGTCGTTTTGACCGTCAAGTTGTTGTTGGTTTACCAGACATTCGCGGACGTGAACAGATCCTAAAAGTACATATGCGCAAAGTACCACTAGGTGACAACGTAGAAGCGGCTGTAATTGCACGTGGTACGCCAGGTTTCTCTGGTGCTGATCTTGCTAACTTAGTTAACGAAGCTGCGCTATATGCTGCACGTGGTAACAAGCGTGTAGTAAGCATGGCAGAGTTTGATGCAGCAAAAGATAAAATCATGATGGGTGCAGAGCGTAAGACCATGGTGATGAGTGAGCAAGAAAAAGAAATGACTGCTTACCACGAAGCGGGGCACGCGATTGTTGGTCGTATGGTGCCTGAACATGACCCTGTGTATAAAGTATCGATTATCCCTCGTGGCCGTGCACTGGGTGTCACTATGTACTTGCCAGAGCAAGACCGCGTGAGTCACTCAAAAGAGCTGCTGGAGTCAATGATTTCGAGTCTTTATGGTGGCCGTATCGCTGAAGCTTTAATCTATGGCGAAGACAAAGTAACAACGGGCGCAAGTAACGATATTGAACGTGCAACTGATATTGCCCGTAAAATGGTTACTCAGTGGGGTCTAAGTGAAAAGCTAGGTCCATTACTTTATGCTGAAGATCAAAACGAAATGTACATGGGTGGCGGTGGTAGCCGTGCTATGAGCATGTCAGATGAAACAGCTAAAGTTATCGATAGTGAAGTGCGTTTGTTCTCAGACCGTAACTACCAACGTGCTGAGCAAATATTAAAAGATAACATCGACATTCTTCATGCGATGAAAGATGCACTTATGAAGTACGAGACGATTGATGCGGGTCAAATTGATGACTTAATGGCTCGTAAGCCAGTTCGTGAACCTCGTGATGTTCATGACCGTCGTCCAGATGACAAAAAATCTTCGGCTCCGAAAGTAGAATCGGCCCCCGAAGAGACAAAAAGCGAAGATTCAGTAAAAAAGGATGAAACAAACCTTGATGACAAAGCTGAATAA
- the folP gene encoding dihydropteroate synthase, whose protein sequence is MTAIKLPRGRTLHLDDPIVMGILNVTPDSFSDGGNYCQLDSAVKQAQALLNQGAKIIDIGGESTRPGAPDVSLDEELKRVIPLVKALRQSSDCIISIDTSKSEVMRQAIIAGADIINDVRALQEPGAIDVLAEYPDVAICLMHMQGQPRTMQSNPVYTDLFADINRFFAERIAACEQAGIQKHRIILDPGFGFGKTLAHNYQILDRFDEFNQFNLPVLAGLSRKSMIGNLLKRDTSERLAGSLAGALIAAQNGAKIIRVHDVLETVDVLSVWQACKKGITNE, encoded by the coding sequence ATGACCGCTATTAAATTACCCCGAGGTCGCACTTTACACCTCGACGACCCTATTGTAATGGGGATTTTAAACGTAACCCCTGACTCTTTCTCAGATGGCGGCAACTACTGTCAGCTCGACAGCGCTGTCAAACAAGCGCAAGCTCTTCTAAATCAAGGCGCAAAAATTATTGATATTGGTGGCGAATCCACTCGCCCAGGCGCACCTGATGTGTCTTTAGATGAAGAGCTAAAACGCGTAATCCCATTGGTTAAAGCACTTAGGCAAAGTAGCGATTGCATTATTTCTATAGATACCAGTAAAAGCGAAGTGATGCGTCAAGCTATTATTGCCGGTGCAGATATCATAAATGATGTAAGAGCGTTGCAAGAACCTGGGGCTATAGATGTACTTGCTGAGTACCCAGATGTGGCTATTTGTTTAATGCATATGCAAGGGCAGCCACGAACTATGCAAAGTAATCCGGTATATACTGATTTATTTGCAGACATAAATCGTTTTTTTGCCGAGCGTATTGCAGCATGCGAGCAAGCGGGTATTCAGAAACATCGAATTATACTGGATCCAGGTTTTGGATTTGGAAAAACACTGGCTCATAACTATCAAATCCTTGATAGGTTTGATGAGTTTAATCAATTTAATCTACCAGTGTTAGCAGGCTTATCACGCAAATCAATGATAGGTAACTTATTAAAAAGAGACACGAGTGAGCGTTTAGCAGGCAGCTTAGCGGGAGCATTAATTGCGGCCCAAAATGGCGCTAAAATTATTCGTGTACATGATGTATTAGAAACAGTCGATGTGCTTAGCGTATGGCAAGCATGTAAGAAAGGAATTACAAATGAGTAA
- the glmM gene encoding phosphoglucosamine mutase: protein MSKTRKYFGTDGVRGMVGEFPITPEFALKLGWAAGRVLSKIGTKKVIIGKDTRISGYMLETSLEAGLIAAGIDVVLLGPMPTPAVAYLTQTFRAEAGIVISASHNPYHDNGIKFFSSRGLKLPDEVELEIEAMMDEPMTCVASDKLGKARRLETADGRYIEFCKSQFPQGLSLEGLKIVLDCANGATYHIAPSVMRELGAEVICHACEPNGVNINLECGATHVETLKRKVLEHNADVGIAYDGDGDRVMMVDHNGRVFDGDDIVYIIACQAANDDILGGGVVGTVMSNMGLENALKARGIGFARSKVGDRYVMELLQEKGWKIGGESSGHVLNLDLISTGDGIISSLQVLAAMVAQNKTLQDLGAGFTKYPMKMINVRYPQGTDPTQAQAVIDMVAEVEAQLGDTGRVLLRKSGTEPVVRVMVEAEQEKIVLDSAQKIAAVVESVSKQTVV from the coding sequence ATGAGTAAAACAAGAAAATATTTTGGCACGGATGGCGTTCGTGGCATGGTTGGGGAGTTTCCAATCACCCCTGAATTTGCTTTAAAACTAGGCTGGGCTGCTGGTCGTGTACTATCAAAAATTGGCACCAAGAAAGTTATAATTGGTAAAGATACTCGTATCTCAGGTTATATGCTGGAAACATCGCTTGAAGCAGGTTTAATTGCGGCGGGTATTGATGTTGTTCTTTTGGGCCCTATGCCGACACCTGCTGTTGCTTATTTAACACAAACATTCCGTGCTGAAGCGGGCATTGTAATTAGTGCATCGCATAATCCATATCATGATAACGGTATTAAATTCTTTTCAAGCAGAGGCTTAAAGCTACCTGATGAAGTTGAGCTTGAAATAGAAGCTATGATGGATGAGCCTATGACCTGTGTTGCCTCAGACAAACTAGGTAAAGCTCGCCGTTTAGAAACAGCGGATGGTCGCTATATTGAGTTTTGTAAAAGCCAATTTCCACAAGGCCTGTCATTAGAAGGGTTAAAAATTGTGCTTGATTGTGCCAATGGCGCTACATACCACATTGCTCCTTCGGTAATGCGTGAGCTAGGCGCAGAGGTTATTTGTCATGCTTGCGAGCCAAATGGGGTAAATATCAACTTAGAGTGTGGTGCAACCCATGTTGAAACTCTTAAACGCAAAGTATTAGAACATAATGCTGATGTGGGTATTGCTTATGACGGTGATGGTGACCGCGTAATGATGGTTGATCACAATGGCAGAGTTTTTGATGGTGATGATATTGTTTACATCATTGCATGCCAAGCTGCTAATGACGATATTCTAGGTGGTGGTGTTGTTGGCACCGTTATGTCAAATATGGGTCTGGAGAATGCCCTAAAAGCGCGCGGTATTGGTTTTGCTCGTAGTAAAGTGGGCGATCGCTACGTGATGGAGCTTTTACAAGAAAAAGGCTGGAAAATTGGTGGTGAGAGTTCAGGGCACGTATTGAATTTAGACCTGATCAGTACGGGTGATGGTATTATCTCGAGCTTACAAGTACTCGCAGCTATGGTCGCGCAAAATAAAACATTACAAGATCTAGGCGCTGGCTTTACAAAATACCCAATGAAAATGATCAACGTACGTTACCCTCAGGGCACAGATCCAACACAAGCTCAGGCTGTTATCGATATGGTTGCTGAAGTTGAAGCGCAACTAGGAGATACAGGACGAGTGTTACTACGAAAATCAGGGACTGAACCTGTTGTTCGCGTGATGGTTGAAGCTGAGCAAGAGAAAATTGTCCTTGATAGTGCTCAAAAAATTGCCGCAGTTGTTGAATCTGTGAGCAAACAAACCGTGGTATAA
- the tpiA gene encoding triose-phosphate isomerase — MAARKPMVAGNWKMNGSLELVEQLSSAIKDVQSDELDIVVFPPFPLINAVTQQDVVVGSQTVSENQAGAFTGEVDAQLVKDLGATYTLVGHSERRSIYGESDEVVADKFARAQDVGLTPVLCVGESEQQREANETELVVAAQIDAVINKLGVAALKNSVVAYEPVWAIGTGKTASPEQAQAVHKFIREKIASLDDDLAQQLTILYGGSVNEKNSELLFAQPDIDGGLIGGASLKADSFTAICESAKGTV; from the coding sequence ATGGCAGCACGTAAGCCGATGGTAGCAGGTAACTGGAAAATGAACGGCTCATTAGAGCTTGTTGAACAGCTATCTAGCGCTATTAAAGATGTTCAATCGGATGAACTTGATATTGTGGTTTTTCCACCATTCCCATTAATTAACGCTGTAACTCAGCAAGATGTTGTGGTTGGTTCACAAACTGTTTCTGAGAACCAAGCAGGTGCATTTACCGGTGAAGTAGATGCGCAACTGGTTAAAGATTTAGGTGCAACATACACACTTGTTGGACACTCTGAACGTCGTAGTATTTATGGCGAATCAGATGAGGTTGTGGCAGATAAATTTGCTCGTGCGCAAGATGTTGGTTTAACACCGGTACTATGTGTTGGTGAAAGTGAACAGCAACGTGAAGCAAATGAAACCGAATTAGTGGTTGCAGCACAAATTGATGCTGTAATTAACAAATTAGGTGTAGCAGCACTGAAGAATTCTGTGGTAGCATACGAGCCCGTTTGGGCCATTGGCACAGGTAAGACTGCCTCACCTGAGCAAGCGCAAGCTGTTCATAAGTTTATCCGTGAGAAAATTGCTTCTTTAGATGATGACTTAGCACAGCAATTAACCATCTTATATGGTGGTAGCGTGAATGAAAAAAATAGCGAATTATTATTTGCACAACCAGATATTGACGGTGGCCTAATTGGTGGCGCAAGTCTAAAAGCAGACTCATTTACTGCAATCTGCGAAAGTGCAAAAGGGACCGTATAA
- the secG gene encoding preprotein translocase subunit SecG: MYEILLVVYLIVALALVGMVLIQQGKGADMGSSFGAGASATVFGSSGAGNFMTKTTTILATIFFVLSIVLGNLTAGQIKKTDEWENLEAAPAVETVTPAQNDVPVTEEKSSDVPN, encoded by the coding sequence ATGTACGAAATTTTATTAGTAGTTTATTTAATTGTTGCTTTAGCTCTAGTTGGTATGGTTTTAATCCAACAAGGTAAAGGCGCAGATATGGGTTCATCATTTGGTGCAGGAGCTTCTGCAACCGTGTTTGGCTCATCTGGTGCTGGTAACTTCATGACTAAAACAACCACAATCTTAGCAACAATTTTCTTTGTGCTAAGTATTGTTCTAGGCAACCTAACAGCTGGTCAAATTAAAAAGACTGATGAGTGGGAAAACCTAGAAGCTGCGCCAGCTGTTGAAACTGTTACTCCTGCACAAAACGATGTGCCGGTAACAGAAGAAAAGAGCTCTGACGTACCAAATTAA
- a CDS encoding general glycosylation pathway protein, with translation MARMSYLSAIERYEEQQLLIHNLLLSILASVQASITNEQDYQQLVKQYPFLELQYCLNEQGIQLGDNVCFKRQYKKHLAHKGAGQDLSARPYFLLVSSAPEAHFTSPYISTATRHLCISAIKPVEKKQGGHYFLVIDVCLTELVEFIMGDTKRASMTAYFKAGYGLIVGCLFCLVFYLLYQVFIGMLELLMSEQPHSDPLKPFTIIIFVTLALAIFDLGKTILEEEILMHKDIFRHSSTRRTITRFISTILIAVSIEALLTMFKAALGQTEYVIPAVLMMFAVAGLLLALAIYVYLGAKAEDVLSHVQRLKIKH, from the coding sequence ATGGCGAGAATGAGTTATCTCAGTGCAATTGAGCGATATGAAGAACAACAATTGCTGATACACAATTTACTACTGTCTATTTTAGCGAGTGTGCAAGCTTCAATCACCAACGAACAAGACTATCAGCAACTTGTAAAACAGTATCCGTTCTTAGAGTTACAGTATTGCTTAAATGAGCAAGGTATTCAGCTCGGTGATAATGTCTGCTTTAAACGTCAGTACAAGAAGCATTTGGCGCATAAAGGAGCAGGGCAGGATTTAAGCGCTAGGCCTTATTTTTTATTAGTGTCGAGCGCTCCTGAGGCACATTTCACCTCTCCTTATATCTCGACAGCAACTAGGCATTTATGTATTTCTGCAATTAAACCGGTCGAAAAGAAACAAGGGGGCCATTATTTTCTTGTGATAGATGTCTGCTTAACTGAGCTGGTTGAATTTATTATGGGTGATACTAAACGTGCAAGCATGACCGCTTACTTTAAAGCTGGCTACGGCTTAATTGTTGGTTGTTTGTTTTGTTTAGTCTTTTATTTACTCTACCAAGTATTCATCGGTATGCTAGAACTGTTAATGAGTGAGCAGCCTCATTCTGATCCATTAAAACCTTTTACAATCATCATTTTCGTTACTCTTGCTTTAGCCATTTTTGATTTAGGAAAAACAATTCTCGAGGAAGAAATTTTGATGCATAAAGATATCTTCCGCCATAGCTCGACTCGCCGCACTATCACGCGTTTTATTTCAACTATTCTGATTGCAGTATCGATTGAGGCATTATTAACTATGTTCAAGGCTGCGCTTGGTCAAACTGAGTATGTTATTCCTGCTGTGCTGATGATGTTTGCTGTGGCGGGGCTGTTATTGGCTTTAGCTATTTATGTTTATTTAGGTGCAAAAGCTGAAGACGTGCTTTCGCACGTCCAGCGTTTAAAGATAAAACATTAA
- a CDS encoding VOC family protein, translating to MKLPTPLRVAILAAATAISLTGCQLTSSELPAISDTGTKHIGHVVWHDLITPDLAQSKAFYGDVFGWQFKQVNDSYLLATSDGQLIAGMAELDNKQNASHWLSMLSTDNIAAISEKTVTAGGKVLIASTEIKGRGSIAVLEDPQGAVFSLINTVNGDPAATYSDNRWIWQEVWTDNPEQSQSFYQSLGNYSVQTKTLGENNYKYLTADNKPAIGFVKKPDTNIGNTWVNYIKVANISDTLLKVKAAGGVVLMAPTQQVRNGSVAIIRDPAGAGIVIQEQM from the coding sequence TTGAAATTACCTACCCCTTTGCGTGTTGCCATTTTAGCCGCAGCCACTGCGATTTCACTTACAGGCTGTCAACTCACCTCTAGCGAACTACCTGCTATTAGCGATACAGGTACCAAGCATATTGGTCATGTAGTTTGGCACGATCTTATTACCCCTGATTTAGCACAATCTAAAGCCTTCTATGGCGATGTGTTTGGTTGGCAGTTTAAGCAGGTTAACGACAGCTATTTACTCGCTACCTCAGACGGTCAATTAATTGCAGGTATGGCTGAGCTTGATAATAAGCAAAATGCCAGTCATTGGCTGAGCATGTTAAGTACTGACAATATCGCTGCAATAAGCGAAAAAACAGTCACCGCTGGCGGTAAAGTTTTAATTGCTAGTACAGAAATTAAAGGACGAGGCAGCATAGCAGTATTAGAAGATCCGCAAGGCGCGGTATTTTCTTTGATCAACACAGTTAATGGTGACCCAGCTGCTACATACAGTGATAATCGTTGGATATGGCAAGAAGTCTGGACTGACAACCCTGAGCAAAGTCAGTCTTTTTATCAATCGCTTGGCAATTATTCTGTTCAGACTAAAACACTGGGTGAGAATAACTATAAATATCTAACAGCCGATAATAAACCGGCTATTGGTTTTGTTAAAAAGCCTGACACTAACATTGGCAATACCTGGGTTAACTACATTAAAGTTGCCAATATTTCCGACACACTCCTTAAAGTAAAAGCCGCAGGTGGTGTAGTTCTTATGGCGCCGACTCAACAAGTGCGAAATGGCAGTGTAGCCATTATTCGTGATCCTGCTGGCGCAGGTATTGTAATTCAGGAGCAAATGTAA
- a CDS encoding GNAT family N-acetyltransferase — translation MKMNIARTTRLSFRLMDGNDAELLYELDNDPEVMKYLTRGKISSMQTIKEVFIPRLDAYRNEQKGWGLWQVNIIESNTFIGWVLVRPMGFFEQPDYSDLEIGWRFKQMSWGKGYASEAALAVAHAVCQDPTVKSLSATALKDNIGSIKVMEKLGLKFIKNYNHTDEHGQLPAVLYSCPKEQLTPFEHN, via the coding sequence ATAAAAATGAACATAGCTAGAACAACACGTTTAAGTTTTCGATTAATGGATGGCAATGATGCCGAGCTTTTATATGAGCTCGATAACGACCCAGAGGTAATGAAATATCTAACTCGTGGCAAAATATCCAGTATGCAGACTATCAAAGAGGTATTCATTCCACGCTTGGATGCATATCGTAATGAGCAAAAAGGGTGGGGGCTTTGGCAGGTAAATATCATCGAGAGCAATACATTTATCGGCTGGGTATTAGTACGGCCTATGGGCTTTTTTGAACAGCCCGATTACAGTGATTTAGAAATTGGTTGGCGCTTTAAACAAATGAGCTGGGGTAAAGGTTATGCGTCTGAGGCAGCATTAGCTGTTGCCCATGCGGTATGTCAGGATCCAACAGTTAAATCGCTCTCAGCGACAGCACTGAAGGATAACATCGGCTCTATTAAAGTGATGGAAAAGCTGGGGCTTAAATTTATTAAAAACTATAACCATACAGATGAGCACGGCCAATTACCTGCGGTGCTCTACTCTTGTCCAAAAGAGCAATTAACACCATTTGAACACAACTGA
- the ggt gene encoding gamma-glutamyltransferase: protein MTHIVKYAARLCFVAVLFCHQSLLAKQAAVAMPDSYSSDTARAILEQGGNAVDAAIAAQFVLAVTLPEAGNIGGGGFMLIQKDGKGDFIDYRETAPAAAHRDMYLDEKGNVIDNMSVYGIHASGVPGSVAGMWLAHQKHGSLEWKTLLEPAVKLAEQGFVVHPKLAASIERYIARMAKKSVNINFSDYFADAKANKVFKQHELAATLKRIRDQGKAGFYEGETAKIIATFMKQHGGIITEQDLKAYEAKSRTPIKGNWRGYEVLTSPPPSSGGIAILQWLKMYDLAKPKGTLEHNSTTYVHILAEVGKRVFADRAEYLGDPDFYEVPKTALLADDYLTKRASTIRPDAISTTENIKPGLHESEQTTHFSILDKWGNAVANTTTINLSFGSGVVVSGAGFILNDEMDDFSAKPGVMNVFGAIGGKANEIQPHKRMLSSMTPTILLQDNKVKMVTGSPGGTTIISSVYESILNAIEFDMTAEQVVDSPRFHHQLWPKNVIRYHTGLEPKVVKALEKMGYTLDERHFGDMHVIINKDGKLDAASEASGRGKAMVF from the coding sequence ATGACTCATATAGTTAAGTATGCAGCGCGATTATGTTTCGTAGCCGTATTATTTTGTCATCAGTCACTACTTGCTAAGCAAGCAGCTGTGGCTATGCCTGATAGTTACAGCAGCGACACCGCTCGTGCCATTTTAGAGCAGGGTGGTAATGCAGTCGATGCAGCAATTGCTGCACAGTTCGTGCTAGCAGTTACTTTACCAGAAGCCGGTAATATTGGCGGTGGCGGTTTTATGCTGATCCAAAAAGATGGCAAGGGTGATTTTATTGATTACCGTGAGACGGCTCCAGCTGCTGCACACAGAGATATGTATCTTGATGAAAAAGGAAATGTCATCGATAACATGTCGGTATACGGTATTCACGCAAGTGGTGTACCGGGCAGTGTTGCAGGTATGTGGCTTGCGCATCAAAAGCACGGCAGTTTAGAGTGGAAAACTCTGCTAGAGCCTGCAGTTAAGTTAGCTGAGCAAGGTTTTGTGGTTCATCCAAAATTAGCCGCCAGTATTGAGCGTTACATTGCGCGAATGGCTAAGAAGTCGGTTAACATTAACTTTTCAGATTACTTTGCTGATGCCAAAGCAAACAAGGTTTTCAAGCAGCATGAACTTGCCGCCACATTAAAGCGTATTCGTGACCAAGGTAAAGCAGGCTTTTACGAAGGTGAGACTGCGAAAATCATTGCGACGTTTATGAAGCAACATGGTGGCATTATTACTGAGCAAGACTTAAAAGCTTATGAAGCTAAATCGCGTACACCAATTAAGGGTAACTGGCGTGGTTACGAAGTGCTCACATCGCCACCGCCAAGTTCAGGTGGTATTGCTATTTTACAGTGGCTAAAAATGTACGACCTTGCAAAGCCAAAAGGAACTCTTGAGCACAATTCAACAACCTATGTCCATATTTTGGCTGAAGTAGGTAAACGCGTATTCGCCGACAGAGCTGAATATTTAGGCGACCCAGATTTTTATGAAGTGCCAAAAACTGCATTGCTTGCAGATGATTATCTCACCAAGCGTGCAAGTACAATTCGTCCAGATGCCATTTCAACTACCGAGAACATCAAACCTGGTTTACACGAAAGTGAACAAACAACGCACTTTTCTATTCTCGATAAGTGGGGCAATGCGGTAGCGAATACCACGACGATAAACTTGAGCTTTGGGAGTGGCGTTGTTGTTTCTGGTGCAGGATTTATTTTGAATGATGAAATGGATGACTTTAGTGCCAAGCCAGGTGTGATGAATGTATTTGGTGCAATTGGTGGTAAAGCTAACGAAATACAACCACATAAACGCATGCTAAGCTCAATGACACCGACCATTCTACTTCAAGATAACAAAGTTAAAATGGTAACTGGTTCGCCGGGTGGCACCACGATTATTAGCTCTGTGTATGAGTCTATTTTAAATGCCATTGAATTTGATATGACCGCCGAACAGGTTGTAGATAGTCCTCGTTTTCATCACCAGTTATGGCCTAAAAATGTGATTCGATACCACACAGGTCTTGAACCAAAGGTTGTTAAAGCGCTTGAGAAGATGGGTTATACACTTGATGAACGCCATTTTGGTGATATGCATGTGATCATCAATAAAGACGGTAAATTAGATGCAGCCTCTGAAGCATCTGGCCGTGGTAAAGCGATGGTGTTTTAA